One window from the genome of Mycobacteriales bacterium encodes:
- the aceB gene encoding malate synthase A: protein MADTQAKVLGRSGERYDEVLTPEALAFVADLQRRFGATREQLLARRQQRRQQAADTGRLDFLDETKDVRADTSWRVAPLADLQDRRVEITGPTERKMLINALNSGAKVFMADFEDANTPNWSNMIQGQINLTDAIERRIDFTSPEGKDYKLKDEVATLMPRPRGWHLPEKHLLVDDKPVSGSLFDFGLFFFHNAKRLIGKGTRPYFYLPKMESHLEARLWNDVFNHAQDALGVPRGTIRATVLIETIPAAFEMDEILFELRDHSYGLNAGRWDYMFSMIKTFRDRGAEFMLPDRNSVTMTVPFMRAYTELLVQTCHKREAFAMGGMAAFIPSRKDPEINKVALEKVAADKKREANDGFDGTWVAHPDLVPTAQAEFDKVLGDKPNQIDRKRPEVHVVADQLLAAKETPGDITSAGLRTNVDVGIRYIESWLRGNGAAAIHNLMEDAATAEISRSQVWQWVHNGASLADTGEQVTPDLVRRTADEATAAIRDEIGSDTYDSGRWKEARDIFEEVALADDFTTFLTLPAYDRLD, encoded by the coding sequence ATGGCGGACACGCAGGCGAAGGTGCTCGGACGCAGTGGCGAGCGCTACGACGAGGTGCTCACACCCGAGGCGCTCGCGTTCGTCGCCGATTTGCAGCGCAGGTTCGGCGCGACGCGCGAGCAGCTGCTCGCCCGCCGGCAGCAGCGGCGCCAGCAGGCCGCCGACACGGGCCGCCTCGACTTCCTCGACGAGACCAAGGACGTCCGCGCCGACACCTCGTGGCGGGTCGCCCCGCTCGCCGATCTGCAGGACCGCCGGGTCGAGATCACCGGGCCGACCGAGCGCAAGATGCTGATCAACGCGCTCAACTCCGGCGCGAAGGTCTTCATGGCCGACTTCGAGGACGCCAACACGCCCAACTGGAGCAACATGATCCAGGGGCAGATCAACCTGACGGATGCCATCGAGCGGCGCATCGACTTCACCTCGCCCGAGGGCAAGGACTACAAGCTCAAGGACGAGGTCGCCACGCTGATGCCGCGGCCGCGCGGCTGGCACCTGCCGGAGAAGCACCTGCTGGTCGACGACAAGCCCGTGAGCGGTTCGCTCTTCGACTTCGGGCTGTTCTTCTTCCACAACGCCAAGCGCCTGATCGGCAAAGGCACCCGGCCCTACTTCTACCTGCCGAAGATGGAGTCGCACCTCGAGGCGCGGCTCTGGAACGACGTCTTCAACCACGCCCAGGACGCCCTTGGCGTGCCGCGCGGCACGATCCGCGCCACCGTGCTGATCGAGACGATCCCCGCGGCGTTCGAGATGGACGAGATCCTCTTCGAGCTCCGCGACCACTCCTACGGGCTCAACGCCGGCCGGTGGGACTACATGTTCTCCATGATCAAGACGTTCCGTGACCGCGGCGCGGAGTTCATGCTGCCCGACCGCAACAGCGTCACGATGACCGTGCCGTTCATGCGCGCCTACACGGAGCTGCTCGTGCAGACCTGCCACAAGCGCGAGGCGTTCGCCATGGGCGGCATGGCGGCATTCATCCCGAGCCGCAAGGACCCGGAGATCAACAAGGTCGCGCTCGAGAAGGTCGCCGCCGACAAGAAGCGCGAGGCCAACGACGGCTTCGACGGGACCTGGGTCGCGCATCCCGACCTGGTGCCGACCGCCCAGGCGGAGTTCGACAAGGTCCTGGGCGACAAGCCCAACCAGATCGACCGCAAGCGTCCCGAGGTCCACGTCGTCGCCGACCAGCTGCTCGCCGCCAAGGAGACGCCCGGCGACATCACCAGCGCCGGCCTGCGCACCAACGTCGACGTCGGCATCCGCTACATCGAGTCGTGGTTGCGCGGCAACGGCGCTGCCGCGATCCACAACCTCATGGAGGACGCTGCCACCGCCGAGATCAGCCGCTCGCAGGTCTGGCAGTGGGTGCACAACGGAGCGTCGCTCGCCGACACCGGCGAGCAGGTGACGCCCGACCTCGTGCGCCGGACCGCCGACGAGGCGACCGCCGCGATCCGCGACGAGATCGGCAGCGACACCTACGACAGCGGCCGGTGGAAGGAAGCCCGCGACATCTTCGAAGAGGTCGCGCTCGCCGACGACTTCACCACCTTCCTCACCCTGCCGGCCTACGACCGGCTTGACTGA
- a CDS encoding phosphoribosyltransferase, which translates to MYDDRAQAGRELARSLAGYAHRADVMVLGLPRGGVPVAAEVARVLVAPLDVFVVRKLGVPGHRELAMGAIASGGIRVMNDPVLRAAGISEEAVERVAAEEGAELRRREEIYRGERPPLSLTGRVVILVDDGLATGASMRAAVEAARRYEPARVVVAVPVAPAQSVRELGTIADEVVCCSTPADFTAVGSHYRDFRETTDDEVRALLHGDGGSPG; encoded by the coding sequence GTGTACGACGACCGTGCCCAGGCCGGTCGCGAGCTGGCCCGCTCGCTCGCGGGCTACGCCCACCGCGCCGACGTGATGGTGCTCGGGTTGCCGCGCGGCGGCGTCCCGGTGGCCGCCGAGGTCGCCCGTGTGCTGGTCGCGCCGCTCGACGTGTTCGTGGTCCGCAAGCTCGGCGTACCCGGCCACCGGGAGCTCGCGATGGGCGCCATCGCGAGCGGCGGCATCCGGGTCATGAACGATCCGGTCCTGCGCGCCGCCGGCATCAGCGAGGAGGCGGTCGAACGGGTCGCCGCCGAGGAGGGCGCCGAGCTGCGGCGGCGGGAGGAGATCTACCGCGGTGAGCGGCCCCCGCTGTCCCTCACCGGGCGCGTCGTGATCCTGGTGGACGACGGCCTGGCCACGGGCGCCTCGATGCGAGCGGCGGTCGAGGCGGCGCGCCGGTACGAGCCGGCCAGGGTCGTCGTCGCCGTCCCCGTCGCGCCCGCTCAGTCGGTGCGCGAGCTCGGCACGATCGCCGACGAGGTCGTCTGCTGCTCGACTCCGGCGGACTTCACCGCGGTCGGCAGCCACTACCGCGACTTCAGGGAGACCACCGACGACGAGGTCCGCGCGTTGCTGCACGGAGACGGTGGGTCGCCGGGTTAG
- a CDS encoding heterodisulfide reductase-related iron-sulfur binding cluster, with protein MASAPQPAFDGHHPPSRELIDDCVHCGFCLPTCPTYLLWGEEMDSPRGRIHLMHQGLEGAPLEPLVPHFDQCLGCMACVTACPSGVQYDRLIEATRAQVERRYDRPRRERALREAIFALFPYPSRLRRLRAPLRAYQRSGLGRLVRRSGLLDRLPPTFGAMEELLPVVRAAAPVPAYTPAAGERRARVGMLLGCVQREFFPGVNAATVRVLAAEGCDVLAPPEQGCCGALSLHTGREDEARAFARRLVESFADLDVDYVAVNVAGCGSSMKQYAELLADDPQWAGRAAAFTAKVRDVAELLAELGPRAERHPVELTAAYHDACHLGHAQGVRAQPRELLRGIPGLDLREIPEGDVCCGSAGVWNILEPDPARALGDRKAANVSSTGAALLVTANPGCLMQIDAALRRAGRPLPLAHTVEVLDASIRGAGAGELLARAGG; from the coding sequence ATGGCGTCCGCACCGCAGCCGGCGTTCGACGGGCACCATCCGCCGTCGCGTGAGCTCATCGACGACTGCGTGCACTGCGGCTTCTGCCTGCCGACGTGCCCGACCTACCTGCTGTGGGGCGAGGAGATGGACTCCCCGCGCGGGCGCATCCACCTCATGCATCAGGGCCTGGAGGGCGCACCGCTGGAGCCTTTGGTGCCGCACTTCGACCAGTGCCTCGGCTGTATGGCCTGCGTCACCGCGTGCCCGTCCGGCGTGCAGTACGACAGGCTCATCGAGGCAACCCGCGCCCAGGTCGAGCGCCGCTACGACCGCCCGCGGCGCGAGCGCGCCCTGCGCGAAGCCATCTTCGCACTGTTCCCCTACCCCTCGCGGTTGCGCCGGCTGCGCGCCCCGCTGCGCGCCTACCAGCGCAGCGGGCTCGGCCGGCTGGTGCGGCGCAGCGGGCTGCTCGACCGGCTGCCGCCGACGTTCGGCGCGATGGAGGAGCTGCTTCCCGTCGTCCGGGCGGCAGCACCGGTGCCGGCGTACACGCCTGCGGCGGGGGAGCGGCGGGCCCGCGTCGGCATGCTGCTCGGCTGCGTGCAACGAGAGTTCTTCCCCGGCGTCAACGCGGCGACCGTGCGGGTGCTGGCCGCCGAGGGCTGCGACGTGCTCGCGCCGCCGGAGCAGGGCTGCTGCGGCGCGTTGAGCCTGCACACCGGGCGCGAGGATGAAGCCCGCGCGTTCGCCCGCCGGCTGGTCGAGTCGTTCGCCGACCTCGACGTCGACTACGTCGCGGTCAACGTCGCGGGCTGCGGCTCGTCGATGAAGCAGTACGCCGAGCTGCTGGCCGATGATCCGCAGTGGGCCGGGCGGGCCGCGGCCTTCACCGCCAAGGTGCGCGACGTCGCCGAGCTGCTCGCCGAGCTCGGCCCGCGGGCCGAGCGGCACCCCGTCGAGCTGACGGCGGCCTACCACGACGCCTGCCACCTCGGCCACGCGCAGGGCGTGCGTGCCCAGCCGCGGGAGCTGCTGCGTGGCATCCCGGGACTGGACCTGCGCGAGATCCCCGAGGGCGACGTGTGCTGCGGGTCGGCCGGCGTCTGGAACATCCTCGAGCCCGACCCTGCGCGTGCTCTCGGCGACCGCAAGGCCGCCAACGTCTCTTCCACCGGCGCCGCGCTGCTGGTGACCGCAAATCCCGGGTGCCTCATGCAGATCGACGCCGCGCTGCGTCGCGCCGGCCGGCCGCTGCCGCTCGCGCACACGGTCGAAGTCCTCGACGCGTCGATCCGCGGTGCGGGGGCCGGGGAGTTGCTGGCCCGCGCCGGCGGGTAG
- a CDS encoding FAD-linked oxidase C-terminal domain-containing protein: MTEPAADLAALAAELTARLGADAVYTDPEKLRTYECDGLTAYRVVPALVVLPSSAEDVRFVVRRCAAYGVPFVARGSGTGLSGGALPHAEGVLIVLSRLTRLVEIDLANQRAVVEPGVINLNVSRATLPDGYYYAPDPSSQQVCSIGGNVAENSGGAHCLKYGFTANHVTGLDVVLPDGELVGLGGKAVERPGYDLVGAFVGSEGTLGVTTGVTVRLLRSPEAVQTLLAGFAHTDDAGAAVSAIIAAGIVPAAVEMMDALAIEAAEAAVRCGYPAGAGAVLIVELDGPAAGVEAGFARVRQICADAGAFELRVAADDVERGLIWRGRKSAFAAVGRISPDYYVQDGVIPRTALPEVLREIGEIAERNGVRVANVFHAGDGNLHPLVLFDATQPGQTERAEEVAGAILDACIAHGGSITGEHGVGSDKKHHMPRMFSATDLDVMQLLRCAFDPEHLCNPGKVFPTPRLCGEAPGPRRGVHPLVAQGRAEMF; the protein is encoded by the coding sequence TTGACTGAACCGGCGGCAGATCTCGCGGCACTCGCGGCCGAGCTGACCGCGCGGCTCGGCGCCGATGCGGTCTACACCGATCCGGAGAAGCTGCGCACCTACGAGTGCGACGGGCTGACGGCCTACCGGGTGGTGCCCGCCCTCGTCGTGCTGCCGTCGAGCGCGGAAGACGTGCGGTTCGTCGTACGCCGCTGCGCTGCCTACGGCGTGCCGTTCGTCGCGCGCGGCAGTGGCACGGGGTTGTCCGGCGGCGCGCTGCCGCACGCCGAGGGCGTGCTGATCGTGCTGTCGCGGCTGACTCGCCTCGTCGAGATCGACCTCGCCAACCAGCGGGCGGTCGTCGAGCCGGGCGTGATCAACCTCAACGTCAGCCGGGCCACGCTGCCCGACGGCTACTACTACGCGCCTGACCCCTCGAGCCAGCAGGTCTGCTCGATCGGCGGCAACGTCGCCGAGAACTCCGGGGGCGCCCACTGCCTCAAGTACGGCTTCACCGCCAACCACGTCACGGGTCTCGACGTGGTGCTGCCCGACGGCGAGCTGGTCGGCCTCGGCGGCAAGGCGGTCGAGCGCCCCGGCTACGACCTTGTCGGCGCGTTCGTCGGCAGCGAGGGGACGCTCGGGGTGACGACCGGGGTGACGGTGCGGCTGCTGCGCTCGCCCGAGGCGGTGCAGACGCTGCTTGCCGGCTTCGCGCACACCGACGACGCAGGTGCCGCCGTCAGCGCGATCATCGCCGCCGGCATCGTGCCGGCCGCCGTCGAGATGATGGACGCGCTGGCGATCGAGGCCGCCGAGGCCGCGGTGCGGTGCGGCTACCCGGCGGGCGCCGGGGCGGTGCTGATCGTCGAGCTCGATGGACCCGCCGCCGGGGTCGAGGCGGGGTTCGCGCGGGTGCGGCAGATCTGTGCCGACGCCGGCGCCTTCGAGCTGCGCGTGGCCGCCGACGACGTCGAGCGGGGGCTGATCTGGCGGGGGCGCAAGTCCGCATTCGCCGCCGTCGGCCGCATCAGCCCCGACTACTACGTGCAGGACGGCGTGATCCCGCGCACCGCCCTGCCCGAGGTGCTGCGTGAGATCGGCGAGATCGCCGAGCGCAACGGCGTACGCGTCGCCAACGTCTTCCATGCCGGCGACGGCAACCTGCACCCGCTGGTGCTGTTCGACGCGACGCAGCCGGGCCAGACCGAGCGCGCCGAGGAGGTCGCGGGCGCGATCCTCGACGCGTGCATCGCGCACGGCGGGTCGATCACCGGCGAGCACGGCGTGGGCAGCGACAAGAAGCACCACATGCCGCGCATGTTCAGCGCGACCGACCTCGACGTCATGCAGCTGCTCCGGTGCGCGTTCGACCCGGAGCACCTGTGCAACCCGGGCAAGGTCTTCCCGACGCCGCGGCTGTGCGGGGAGGCGCCGGGGCCGAGGCGTGGCGTGCATCCGCTGGTCGCGCAGGGCCGCGCGGAGATGTTCTGA
- a CDS encoding DUF72 domain-containing protein — protein sequence MGEVKVGTASWTDKTLLASGWYPPDADTPEARLAYYASQFPLVEVDSTYYSPPAERTAELWAARTPPDFTFNVKAFSLLTHHPTRPGAIYKDLRPDTKKNVYLRDCDDAMVDQVWERFVSALQPLHEAGKLGAVLFQFPQWFPIGRANKTYVLECKRRCEPYRICVEFRNKTWMSEDNAAETLDFLTSYAVPYVCVDMPQGYPSSIPPVVAATSGDLAVVRFHGHSDKWDSRDIYERFGYLYSEQELLEWAPKVQQLAESAAETHVLLNNCYRNYAQTNARQLADLLNGT from the coding sequence GTGGGCGAGGTCAAGGTCGGCACGGCGTCGTGGACCGACAAGACCTTGCTCGCCTCGGGCTGGTACCCGCCCGACGCCGACACGCCGGAGGCGCGGCTCGCCTACTACGCCTCGCAGTTCCCGCTCGTCGAGGTCGACAGCACCTACTACTCGCCCCCGGCCGAGCGCACCGCGGAGTTGTGGGCCGCCCGCACGCCGCCCGATTTCACCTTCAACGTCAAGGCTTTCTCGCTGCTCACGCACCACCCGACCCGGCCGGGCGCGATCTACAAGGACCTCCGTCCCGACACGAAGAAGAACGTCTACCTGCGCGACTGCGATGACGCGATGGTCGACCAGGTGTGGGAGCGGTTCGTCTCCGCGCTGCAGCCGTTGCACGAGGCGGGCAAGCTCGGCGCCGTACTCTTCCAGTTTCCCCAGTGGTTTCCGATCGGTCGCGCCAACAAGACCTACGTGCTGGAGTGCAAGCGACGCTGCGAGCCCTACCGCATCTGCGTGGAGTTCCGGAACAAGACCTGGATGTCGGAGGACAACGCGGCGGAGACGCTGGACTTCTTGACGTCCTACGCCGTGCCGTACGTGTGCGTCGACATGCCGCAGGGCTACCCGTCGTCGATCCCGCCGGTCGTCGCCGCCACGTCAGGAGACTTGGCGGTCGTGCGTTTCCACGGGCACAGCGACAAGTGGGACTCGCGCGACATCTACGAGCGGTTCGGCTACCTCTACTCGGAGCAGGAACTGCTGGAGTGGGCGCCCAAGGTGCAGCAGCTCGCCGAGTCGGCTGCGGAAACCCATGTGCTCCTGAACAACTGCTACCGCAACTACGCGCAGACCAATGCGAGGCAGTTGGCGGACCTGCTAAACGGCACTTGA
- a CDS encoding tyrosine-type recombinase/integrase has protein sequence MPARVPMPPSFKTLADSWMLQLRAEGKSPATLTNYGGSVRLFAAWLDALPEDGHPPRVTDWADVTRDHCRAWLAHLVDSGASQDTRRGRHCGVDRFFAWLVLEEEVARNPLDGMPLPSPGQTQVEALTVDQMRKLVKQFSRTDFRDVRDEAIVRLFLDSGLRLSELADLTLDNLDITNGTCAVMGKGAKPRVVPFGNATARAIDRYLRRRMKHPRADDEHLWIGRLGPMKKGAIYKMLRERSDAAGLGKIHPHQLRHSFAHAWLEAGGSEGDLMKLAGWTSPIMLRRYGASLAAERARKAHRRLALGDRL, from the coding sequence ATGCCCGCTCGCGTGCCGATGCCGCCGTCGTTCAAGACCCTCGCCGACTCCTGGATGCTGCAGCTGCGCGCCGAGGGCAAGAGCCCGGCGACGTTGACCAACTACGGCGGGTCGGTGCGGCTGTTCGCCGCCTGGCTCGACGCGCTGCCGGAAGACGGTCACCCGCCACGGGTCACGGACTGGGCCGACGTCACTCGTGACCATTGCCGCGCGTGGCTCGCTCACCTCGTCGATTCCGGTGCGTCGCAGGACACGCGACGCGGCCGGCACTGTGGCGTCGACCGGTTCTTCGCCTGGCTGGTGCTCGAGGAGGAGGTAGCCCGCAACCCACTCGACGGGATGCCGCTGCCGTCCCCGGGTCAGACCCAGGTGGAGGCGCTGACCGTCGACCAGATGCGCAAGCTCGTGAAGCAGTTCAGCCGCACCGACTTTCGTGACGTGCGTGACGAAGCGATCGTGCGGCTGTTCCTCGACTCTGGCCTTCGCTTGTCCGAGCTCGCGGACCTGACCCTCGATAACCTCGACATCACAAATGGCACTTGCGCGGTGATGGGCAAGGGAGCCAAGCCTCGGGTGGTGCCGTTCGGCAACGCCACTGCCAGGGCCATCGACCGCTACCTGCGACGCCGGATGAAGCATCCGCGTGCCGACGACGAGCACCTCTGGATCGGACGCCTCGGGCCGATGAAGAAGGGCGCCATCTACAAGATGCTGCGCGAGCGCTCTGATGCCGCCGGCCTGGGCAAGATCCACCCGCACCAGCTGCGTCACTCGTTCGCCCACGCCTGGCTCGAGGCCGGCGGCAGCGAAGGCGACCTGATGAAACTGGCCGGCTGGACATCGCCGATCATGCTCCGGCGCTACGGCGCGTCCCTGGCGGCGGAGCGGGCTCGCAAGGCGCACCGCCGGTTGGCGCTGGGGGACCGGCTCTGA
- a CDS encoding DEAD/DEAH box helicase: MSVSPLPVAAALRAWQIAALDAYFARGPRDFLAVATPGAGKTRFALDLAGRLLTEGVVQRITVVAPTEHLKRQWAAAAHLHGIALDPEFRNSDGGTSRDYRGVALTYAQVGVAPLLHRARTESRSTLVILDEIHHAGDALTWGDAVREAFEPAARRLALTGTPFRSDTNPIPFVAYARDGAGALRSLADSSYGYGDALRDGVVRPVLFLAYSGEMRWRTSAGDEMTARLGEPLTEEQTAQAWRTALDPAGEWVPQVLRAADQRLAQVRAGGMPDAGGLVIASDHAAARAYALLLRRICGEPPVVVLSDDPQASRKIALFSRSSDRWMVAVRMVSEGVDVPRLAVGVYATSVSTPLYFAQAVGRFVRARRRGETASVFLPSVPVLLALAAELEAERDHVLALADGSSPGLDDDLLEAARREQSEATDELPGFEALEASASFDRLLFDGAEFGTGAVSEEEQEFLGLPGLLDPDQVAHLLRQRQAKLRPVPVAVEPEPMTTHETIAGLRRELNGLVAAYHHRTARPHGSIHAELRRICGGPAVSRATAAELQERIAAIRRWSLR; the protein is encoded by the coding sequence ATGTCCGTTTCTCCCCTTCCGGTCGCTGCTGCCCTGCGCGCCTGGCAGATCGCCGCGCTCGACGCCTACTTCGCCCGCGGTCCGCGCGACTTCCTGGCGGTCGCGACCCCGGGCGCCGGCAAGACGCGCTTCGCGCTCGACCTCGCCGGGCGCCTGCTCACCGAGGGGGTCGTCCAGCGGATCACGGTCGTCGCGCCCACCGAGCACCTCAAGCGACAGTGGGCGGCGGCCGCTCACCTGCACGGCATTGCGCTCGACCCGGAGTTCCGCAACAGCGACGGGGGCACCTCCCGTGACTACCGCGGCGTCGCCCTCACCTACGCGCAGGTCGGTGTGGCGCCGCTGCTGCACCGGGCCCGGACCGAGTCCCGCTCCACCCTCGTGATCCTCGACGAGATCCACCACGCCGGCGACGCCCTGACGTGGGGTGATGCCGTGCGGGAAGCGTTCGAGCCGGCCGCGCGCCGGCTGGCGCTCACCGGCACGCCGTTCCGGTCCGACACCAACCCGATCCCCTTCGTCGCCTACGCCCGTGACGGCGCGGGCGCCCTGCGGTCGCTCGCGGATTCGTCGTACGGCTACGGCGACGCCCTGCGCGACGGCGTGGTGCGGCCGGTCCTGTTCCTCGCCTACTCCGGCGAGATGCGCTGGCGTACGTCGGCGGGCGACGAGATGACCGCGCGGCTCGGGGAGCCGCTCACCGAGGAGCAAACCGCGCAGGCGTGGCGCACCGCGCTGGACCCGGCGGGGGAGTGGGTGCCGCAGGTCCTGCGCGCGGCCGACCAGCGGCTCGCCCAGGTGCGTGCGGGCGGCATGCCCGACGCGGGCGGGCTGGTCATCGCGTCCGACCACGCCGCGGCCCGGGCCTATGCCCTGCTGCTGCGGCGCATCTGCGGCGAACCGCCGGTGGTCGTGCTCTCCGACGACCCGCAGGCCAGCCGGAAGATCGCGCTGTTCTCGCGGTCGAGCGACCGGTGGATGGTCGCGGTCCGGATGGTCTCGGAAGGAGTCGACGTCCCGCGGCTTGCGGTCGGCGTCTACGCCACCAGCGTCTCGACGCCGCTGTACTTCGCTCAAGCGGTGGGCCGATTCGTCCGCGCGCGCCGGCGGGGCGAGACCGCGTCGGTGTTCCTCCCGTCCGTGCCCGTCCTGCTCGCCCTCGCGGCCGAGCTGGAGGCCGAACGAGACCACGTGCTGGCGCTCGCCGACGGCTCCTCGCCGGGGCTCGACGACGACCTGCTGGAGGCCGCGCGGCGGGAGCAGTCGGAGGCGACCGACGAGCTGCCCGGCTTCGAGGCGCTCGAGGCGTCCGCGTCGTTCGACCGGTTGCTGTTCGACGGGGCCGAGTTCGGCACCGGCGCGGTCAGCGAGGAGGAACAGGAGTTCCTCGGTCTGCCCGGGCTGCTCGACCCCGACCAGGTCGCCCACCTGCTGCGGCAACGCCAGGCCAAGCTGCGCCCGGTCCCCGTTGCCGTCGAGCCGGAACCCATGACGACCCACGAGACGATCGCGGGACTTCGCCGCGAGCTCAACGGCCTGGTCGCTGCCTACCACCACCGCACCGCCCGGCCGCACGGCTCGATCCATGCCGAGCTGCGGCGGATCTGCGGCGGTCCCGCCGTCTCGCGGGCGACCGCAGCCGAGCTGCAGGAGCGGATCGCCGCCATCCGCCGGTGGTCCCTGCGCTGA
- a CDS encoding putative toxin-antitoxin system toxin component, PIN family encodes MRVVADTNVLVAAVIAPDGTCGRLLIAATEGRWTVVASPRLVDELSEVLRRRKFRRWLSVDDARRFVSAVAALAEFHDDPVDAPAMTRDPDDDYLFALAATSRADAIVSGDEHLLEISDAGVAVLTPAGLLAQVER; translated from the coding sequence ATGCGGGTGGTCGCCGACACAAACGTGCTCGTCGCGGCGGTCATCGCACCAGACGGCACCTGCGGTCGATTGCTCATCGCCGCCACGGAAGGTCGCTGGACTGTCGTCGCGTCCCCCCGCCTGGTCGATGAGCTCAGCGAGGTGTTGAGGCGGCGCAAGTTCCGTCGATGGCTCAGTGTCGACGACGCCCGCCGGTTCGTATCGGCGGTCGCGGCGCTCGCTGAGTTCCACGACGATCCCGTGGACGCCCCGGCGATGACCCGCGACCCGGACGACGACTACCTGTTCGCGCTCGCTGCGACCAGCCGCGCGGACGCGATCGTGTCCGGCGATGAGCACCTCCTCGAAATCAGCGACGCAGGAGTCGCGGTGCTTACTCCGGCGGGGCTTCTCGCGCAGGTCGAGCGCTAG
- a CDS encoding FAD-binding oxidoreductase: protein MRSVAELAEAVRSAPGPFVVRGGGSKQDWGGAPDGSAYLDVADLREIVDHAAGDLVVTAQAGVRLADLQAALAGAGQWLALDPPEAGATLGGIVATAATGPRRLLYGGPRDLLIGTTFVLADGTVARAGGKVVKNVAGYDLCKLFCGSYGTLAVLAELTFRLHPLPEAGAVVVVETPTPADVGRAVAGALHSQAVASAIDYADGRVTVLIEGVEAGVGARAASMAEAIGGEIAGTVPEGFGSRPWGEGEVGIKVAAEVAAVPQVLEALRAAGATRVSGPAGVGVLYAALAAVDDVPPLREAIAGHDGSVVVLHASEEDRRRVDPWGPVAGLALMRRVKERFDPQRRLAPGRFVGGI from the coding sequence ATGCGCTCGGTAGCGGAGCTGGCCGAGGCCGTCCGGTCGGCTCCCGGCCCGTTCGTCGTGCGCGGTGGCGGCAGCAAGCAGGACTGGGGAGGCGCGCCGGACGGGTCGGCCTACCTCGACGTCGCCGACCTCCGCGAGATCGTCGACCACGCCGCGGGTGACCTCGTCGTGACCGCGCAGGCGGGAGTGCGCCTCGCCGACCTGCAGGCGGCGCTCGCCGGCGCCGGGCAGTGGCTCGCGCTCGACCCGCCCGAGGCGGGCGCCACGCTCGGCGGCATCGTCGCGACGGCCGCGACCGGCCCTCGACGGCTGCTGTACGGCGGTCCACGTGACCTGCTCATCGGCACGACGTTCGTGCTCGCAGACGGCACCGTCGCCCGCGCGGGCGGCAAGGTCGTCAAGAACGTCGCCGGATACGACCTGTGCAAGCTGTTCTGCGGGTCCTACGGGACCCTGGCCGTCCTCGCCGAGCTGACCTTCCGCCTGCACCCGTTGCCGGAGGCCGGCGCGGTCGTCGTCGTCGAAACGCCGACGCCGGCCGACGTGGGCCGCGCCGTGGCCGGTGCGCTGCACTCGCAGGCCGTCGCCTCCGCCATCGACTATGCCGACGGCCGGGTGACGGTGCTGATCGAGGGCGTCGAGGCGGGAGTCGGCGCGCGGGCCGCGTCGATGGCCGAGGCGATCGGCGGCGAGATCGCCGGCACGGTGCCCGAGGGGTTCGGGTCGCGGCCGTGGGGCGAAGGTGAGGTCGGCATCAAGGTGGCCGCCGAGGTCGCGGCCGTGCCGCAGGTGCTCGAGGCGCTGCGTGCCGCCGGCGCGACCCGGGTGTCCGGACCCGCCGGCGTCGGGGTGCTCTACGCCGCCCTGGCCGCGGTCGACGACGTGCCACCTCTGCGCGAGGCGATTGCGGGCCACGACGGCAGCGTCGTCGTGCTGCATGCTTCGGAGGAGGACCGGCGGCGGGTGGATCCGTGGGGCCCGGTGGCCGGGCTCGCCTTGATGCGGCGGGTCAAGGAACGCTTCGACCCGCAGCGGCGGTTGGCCCCCGGCCGGTTCGTCGGAGGGATCTGA